A region from the Benincasa hispida cultivar B227 chromosome 8, ASM972705v1, whole genome shotgun sequence genome encodes:
- the LOC120082397 gene encoding FAS1 domain-containing protein SELMODRAFT_448915-like, producing the protein MGKINTIIFVLVSLLFLISISSAVPIVSSQPANHTDLQAAIEDMKAKSFYGFAILLQMLNITTQLTLKEITFFIPQDPQLSNISIAVDRLEAFVLSHLIVMPLEFSDLIRFPTGSIVPSGYHNRMIRIHNHGRGHFVVNNAVVNVPNVCSSSESIKCHGVNKVIDYGRDSYGNLNN; encoded by the coding sequence ATGGGCAAAATTAACACTATAATTTTTGTCCTTGTTTCTCTCTTATTCTTAATTAGCATCTCTTCAGCAGTCCCAATAGTGTCATCCCAACCCGCAAACCACACAGATCTTCAAGCGGCCATTGAAGACATGAAGGCCAAATCCTTCTATGGCTTTGCCATCCTTCTCCAAATGCTCAACATCACCACCCAACTAACCCTAAAAGAAATCACTTTCTTCATCCCCCAAGACCCTCAGCTCTCCAATATCTCCATTGCCGTCGACCGTCTCGAAGCGTTCGTGCTCAGTCATTTGATTGTCATGCCACTTGAATTCAGCGACTTGATTCGGTTTCCGACCGGTTCGATCGTTCCTTCAGGTTACCATAATAGGATGATCAGAATCCATAACCATGGAAGAGGCCATTTTGTTGTTAATAATGCTGTAGTCAATGTTCCTAATGTTTGTTCTAGTTCTGAGAGTATTAAGTGTCATGGGGTTAATAAGGTTATTGATTATGGTAGGGATTCTTATGGTAATCTTAATAATTAA